The Vitis vinifera cultivar Pinot Noir 40024 chromosome 12, ASM3070453v1 genome has a segment encoding these proteins:
- the LOC100248290 gene encoding scarecrow-like protein 32, translating to MKAELRGNPPPISLQNSSLFNTPQNSLSGALRGCLGSLDGACIEKLLLHCASALESNDVTLAQQVMWVLNNVASSMGDPNQRLASWFLRALISRASRVCPTTAMNFSGSSGLQRRLMTVTELAEYVDLIPWHRFGFCAANSTIFNAIQGCPRVHILDFSITHCMQWPTLIDALAKRPEGPPSLRITVPSFRPPVPPLLNVSSEEVGLRLANFAKFRDVPFEFNVIEDSSSSTMGEMISRESSSLYSESLLNHLNASMLDLRDDEALVVNCQNWLRYLPDDQKGRAQNVSLRDTFLEVIKGLNPRILVVVDEDADLGASSLTSRITTCFNYFWIPFDALETFLPKDNHQRIEYEADIGHKIEDIITYEGLQRIERLESGPKLSQRMKSSGFLSIPFCEETVREVKFLLDEHASGWGMKREEDMLVLTWKGHNSIFATAWFPSGLED from the coding sequence ATGAAAGCTGAGCTAAGAGGGAACCCTCCACCCATTTCTCTACAAAACAGTAGTCTCTTCAACACCCCTCAAAATTCTCTATCAGGTGCACTCAGAGGATGCCTTGGCAGCCTTGATGGAGCATGCATAGAGAAGCTTCTGCTCCACTGCGCAAGTGCCTTAGAGAGCAACGATGTGACTTTGGCTCAACAAGTGATGTGGGTGCTTAACAACGTGGCTTCTTCTATGGGTGACCCTAACCAGAGGCTGGCCTCTTGGTTCTTAAGAGCTCTCATCTCCAGGGCTTCCAGGGTTTGCCCTACTACAGCTATGAACTTCAGTGGCAGCAGTGGTCTTCAGAGGAGGCTGATGACTGTGACTGAGCTCGCCGAGTATGTTGATCTAATCCCTTGGCACAGGTTTGGATTTTGTGCAGCAAATAGTACCATATTTAATGCAATTCAAGGGTGCCCAAGAGTTCACATCTTGGATTTCAGCATCACTCACTGTATGCAGTGGCCTACTCTCATCGACGCGTTGGCAAAGAGGCCTGAGGGGCCTCCTTCGCTCCGAATCACTGTACCGTCTTTCAGGCCACCGGTCCCTCCTTTACTTAATGTGTCGAGTGAAGAAGTCGGCCTCCGTTTGGCGAATTTCGCTAAGTTCAGGGATGTCCCTTTTGAATTCAATGTGATTGAGGACTCATCATCATCAACAATGGGTGAAATGATATCTAGAGAATCCTCTAGTCTCTACTCTGAATCACTCTTAAATCATTTGAATGCTTCCATGCTTGACCTTAGGGATGATGAGGCTTTAGTAGTCAATTGCCAAAATTGGCTACGATATTTGCCGGATGACCAAAAGGGAAGGGCTCAAAATGTTTCTTTGCGTGACACCTTCCTCGAAGTAATCAAAGGCCTTAACCCTCGAATTCTAGTTGTGGTGGACGAGGATGCTGATTTGGGTGCATCAAGTCTCACTTCTAGGATCACTACTTGCTTCAATTACTTTTGGATCCCATTTGATGCCTTGGAGACATTCCTCCCCAAGGACAACCACCAAAGAATAGAGTATGAGGCCGATATAGGCCATAAAATCGAAGACATCATCACCTACGAAGGGCTTCAGAGGATCGAAAGGCTCGAGTCCGGTCCCAAATTATCACAAAGAATGAAGAGCTCCGGATTCCTGAGTATACCATTTTGCGAAGAGACGGTGAGGGAAGTGAAGTTCCTACTAGATGAACATGCGAGCGGGTGGGGAATGAAGAGAGAAGAGGATATGCTGGTGCTCACATGGAAAGGTCACAATTCAATCTTTGCGACAGCTTGGTTCCCAAGTGGGCTTGAGGATTAA